One Rosa chinensis cultivar Old Blush chromosome 3, RchiOBHm-V2, whole genome shotgun sequence DNA window includes the following coding sequences:
- the LOC112194348 gene encoding auxin-responsive protein SAUR21-like, with the protein MRFMNPTSLINKLGRSHSKKSYARLVHADDQVERSKKKHGSAPKGSIDLFVGTEEKKYPVPLKYFTHPKLQELLKEYQEPVFDPRFDEPIVLECSTETFEQLLHYIVKTQ; encoded by the coding sequence ATGAGGTTCATGAATCCTACATCTCTTATCAACAAGCTAGGAAGAAGCCACTCCAAGAAGTCATACGCACGGTTAGTACATGCAGATGACCAGGTCGAGAGGTCCAAGAAGAAGCATGGTTCCGCTCCGAAAGGTTCTATAGATTTGTTTGTGGGCACAGAGGAGAAGAAATACCCAGTTCCCCTCAAGTACTTTACACACCCAAAGCTCCAAGAACTCCTCAAGGAGTACCAAGAACCCGTGTTCGATCCAAGATTTGATGAGCCGATTGTGCTTGAATGTTCTACGGAGACCTTTGAGCAGTTGCTCCACTATATCGTCAAGACTCAATAA